A part of Liolophura sinensis isolate JHLJ2023 chromosome 1, CUHK_Ljap_v2, whole genome shotgun sequence genomic DNA contains:
- the LOC135475371 gene encoding uncharacterized protein LOC135475371 isoform X2: MMYISVLLLTLHASCSCVAAQENDFCSVTANSLCITRETFSSWNDARECCIDRGGDLAIPSQDTKDVDTLISARINQVWVGGRVSRVWTTDNSSYYYGTWKGCSDNIAQDVDFHPSNSLSECLQTCYSFHCAYVKESQCGCSNSISRSRKYDCEDPFRWDGGVVKGTNTHRFDRKRPSVKEFVKYGSSFLWITKYKLKWTSAGLMCEQGGGTLAKLNWESPLLQDSLYDIFSSGSLWLGVGPAKWRFINGRLVSDMWPDVKQDYLRKCLVWKGSGLEAHWCPRSYPYIPAACALPYETTTATIIVEETPTDPLDVSTVDELSTVITDTNPPSSQSSRTTVITHQPSGETDHVTNESLVGVTLDMSNTEMSSPALYTGVGVSMGLLVLCVVTVMIVCRVRKRSSQSGAPDSRLRREKQYNHNVGYDLRSGSIVWMTELDTNHDQTNMYINGNIKNNTVEEVFYSTVKAKTPSSDAGITSPKSNCVDKRVDDALQPGADYDKLAVPKASGCHTKPTPLQSVVSRKDPTYVNYNESSVTSPYDHVIARGSPKKNNENYDELHIDNITCAPTDGVGDFSVYDHVSSDI; encoded by the exons ATGATGTACATTTCTGTATTGCTGTTAACCCTACACGCCTCCTGCTCCTGTGTGGCTGCTCAGG AGAATGATTTTTGTAGTGTAACAGCGAACAGCTTGTGCATTACTAGGGAAACATTCTCGTCTTGGAATGATGCCAGAGAGTGTTGCATTGACCGTGGCGGAGATCTAGCCATTCCCAGTCAAGACACCAAAGACGTCGACACCTTGATTTCCGCAAGGATAAACCAAGTGTGGGTCGGTGGAAGGGTTTCCAGGGTGTGGACTACAG ATAATTCATCTTACTATTATGGTACGTGGAAAGGGTGTTCAGATAACATAGCTCAGGATGTTGATTTCCACCCGAGTAACAGCCTGAGCGAATGTCTACAAACTTGTTATTCCTTTCATTGTGCCTATGTAAAA GAGTCTCAATGCGGCTGTTCAAACAGCATCTCTCGTTCTCGGAAATATGACTGCGAGGACCCTTTCAGATGGGACGGAGGTGTAGTGAAGGGAACAAACACACACCGATTCGATA GGAAGCGTCCTTCTGTCAAAGAGTTCGTAAAATACGGCAGTTCCTTCCTGTGGATCACAAAATACAAGCTCAAGTGGACGTCTGCAGGACTCATGTGTGAGCAAGGTGGTGGAACTCTGGCGAAACTAAATTGGGAATCTCCTTTGCTGCAGGATAGTCTTTACGACATTTTCTCGAGCGGTTCGCTATGGCTGGGAGTGGGGCCCGCCAAGTGGCGCTTCATTAACG gTCGATTGGTATCGGATATGTGGCCCGATGTCAAACAAGATTATCTCCGAAAATGCCTGGTGTGGAAAGGATCAGGGTTAGAAGCGCATTGGTGCCCAAGGTCATACCCGTACATCCCAGCTGCTTGTGCCTTACCCTACG AGACAACAACTGCGACCATCATTGTAGAGGAAACCCCTACTGATCCACTTGACGTGTCCACAGTTGATGAACTATCCACGGTTATCACGGACACTAATCCACCGTCATCTCAGTCATCACGCACAACTGTCATTACACACCAACCCTCAGGGGAAACAGATCACGTGACCAATGAATCGCTAGTGGGTGTGACGTTAGATATGAGCAATACTGAAATGTCGTCACCAG CTCTGTACACTGGCGTTGGTGTGTCGATGGGTTTGTTAGTTCTATGCGTTGTAACTGTGATGATTGTTTGCAG GGTTCGGAAGAGGTCCTCACAGTCAGGGGCACCCGACAGTCGTCTTCGCCGTGAAAAGCAGTACAACCACAACGTTGGTTATGATTTGCGTTCTGGCTCAATCGTGTGGATGACTGAACTGGATACGAATCACGACCAAACTAACATGTACATCAACGGTAATATTAAGAATAACACTGTGGAAGAAGTTTTTTACTCTACGGTCAAAGCAAAAACACCATCTTCCGACGCCGGAATCACAAGCCCTAAAAGTAACTGTGTGGATAAGAGGGTGGATGATGCCTTACAACCAGGAGCAGACTACGACAAACTGGCTGTCCCGAAGGCATCTGGATGCCACACGAAACCAACCCCGCTTCAATCAGTTGTGTCCCGAAAGGACCCTACATATGTAAATTACAACGAATCCTCGGTGACCTCCCCTTACGATCATGTCATCGCCAGAGGCAGCCCGAAGAAAAATAACGAAAATTACGATGAACTGCACATCGACAATATAACGTGTGCGCCTACCGATGGAGTTGGCGATTTTTCAGTGTACGACCACGTGTCCAGCGATATCTGA
- the LOC135464582 gene encoding uncharacterized protein LOC135464582, with translation MDYFLLATLIMYSLCSNVVDNVVTNECRRGGPPDGLCITKNTTQNWHVAREICAADGLTLASLTPDMTENLNITNVWVGGRTLRAWSRDNSLFYFGQWTGCVNNSYHTANIRENTTLSECLQSCSLFRRALLNKTHCVCTNIGSREVNKKLDGCTDPLKWTSGHGNKTHVFSMRSKNMTENRNGSETLTVSNNFSIEFRISNGRLHALCQSTDNMSAIRSVPYGNSGTFLWTSDKTVPFEYAGDHCEKSGGTLAKLDWGSDLLGRELFELLKDTQVWIGVSRLNWRFLDGTKVSSLWLNFTPSLDNGCLIWNQTGLATTQCFQNASKGLYGLCGGKKPRVATATPGPKVSSTTQSRTLPAMVGSNSLLGVYIGVGVSAGILLVVGIVLIVVCRVRGSRRTDRSSSLDYQTEYTDDGYAVISPDQTAGSMTANLAEGDTQTSNINQRDSFAGISFFGDQINPAYGHLSIPNAKRTRGIDTSSTYYHVADEAGRGDGVGQND, from the exons ATGGATTATTTTCTTCTCGCTACGCTGATAATGTATTCCCTGTGTTCAAACGTTGTAGACAACGTTGTGACAAacg AATGTAGGAGAGGAGGCCCACCTGATGGACTGTGTATCACAAAAAACACAACTCAAAACTGGCATGTTGCTCGGGAGATTTGTGCAGCTGATGGTTTAACCTTGGCTTCACTTACACCTGACATGACGGAAAACCTAAACATTACGAACGTCTGGGTCGGGGGTCGCACCTTGCGGGCGTGGAGCAGAG ATAATTCACTATTTTATTTCGGACAATGGACTGGGTGTGTGAACAATTCGTACCACACTGCAAATATCCGAGAAAATACAACCCTGAGCGAATGTCTCCAGTCTTGCTCCCTTTTCCGACGTGCACTCTTGAAT AAAACTCACTGTGTATGTACGAACATTGGCAGCAGAGAAGTGAACAAGAAATTGGACGGGTGTACGGACCCTTTAAAGTGGACAAGTGGACACGGGAATAAAACACATGTGTTCTCAA tGAGATCTAAAAACATGACCGAAAATCGAAACGGCTCTGAAACTTTAACTGTCTCTAATAATTTTTCCATCGAATTTCGCATATCCAATGGAAGGCTACATGCCTTGTGCCAGTCTA CTGACAACATGTCTGCGATACGATCTGTACCTTATGGTAATAGCGGTACCTTTTTATGGACTTCCGATAAAACGGTTCCATTCGAATATGCCGGTGATCATTGCGAAAAAAGCGGAGGGACCTTGGCGAAGCTGGACTGGGGATCGGATTTACTAGGCCGAGAATTATTTGAATTATTAAAAGACACACAAGTGTGGATTGGAGTATCCAGACTCAACTGGCGATTCCTTGACG GAACAAAAGTTTCCTCACTATGGTTGAACTTCACACCCTCACTGGATAATGGCTGCCTGATCTGGAACCAGACTGGTTTAGCAACTAcacaatgttttcaaaatgctTCCAAAGGTCTTTATGGGCTTTGTGGGGGAAAAAAACCACGTG TGGCTACAGCTACCCCTGGTCCTAAAGTCAGCAGCACAACCCAGTCACGGACGCTGCCAGCCATGGTTGGCTCAAACAGTTTACTTG GTGTATATATTGGGGTCGGTGTGAGTGCTGGGATTCTCCTCGTCGTGGGTATTGTCCTGATCGTCGTCTGCAG GGTTCGCGGATCACGTCGGACAGACAGGTCGTCCAGTCTCGACTATCAGACAGAGTACACCGATGACGGATACGCTGTAATCTCCCCTGACCAGACAGCAGGTAGCATGACGGCTAACCTCGCGGAAGGAGACACACAGACATCGAATATAAACCAGCGAGATTCCTTTGCCGGAATTTCATTCTTCGGAGATCAGATTAATCCTGCGTATGGTCATCTCAGTATTCCAAATGCAAAACGCACACGTGGCATTGATACATCTTCCACCTATTACCACGTGGCAGATGAGGCGGGGCGTGGAGATGGGGTGGGGCAGAATGACTAA
- the LOC135475371 gene encoding uncharacterized protein LOC135475371 isoform X1 — MMYISVLLLTLHASCSCVAAQENDFCSVTANSLCITRETFSSWNDARECCIDRGGDLAIPSQDTKDVDTLISARINQVWVGGRVSRVWTTDNSSYYYGTWKGCSDNIAQDVDFHPSNSLSECLQTCYSFHCAYVKESQCGCSNSISRSRKYDCEDPFRWDGGVVKGTNTHRFDIRAEHLTEDDNSCETVNAGYYKIRREAKRCDKEYRALCQSGKRPSVKEFVKYGSSFLWITKYKLKWTSAGLMCEQGGGTLAKLNWESPLLQDSLYDIFSSGSLWLGVGPAKWRFINGRLVSDMWPDVKQDYLRKCLVWKGSGLEAHWCPRSYPYIPAACALPYETTTATIIVEETPTDPLDVSTVDELSTVITDTNPPSSQSSRTTVITHQPSGETDHVTNESLVGVTLDMSNTEMSSPALYTGVGVSMGLLVLCVVTVMIVCRVRKRSSQSGAPDSRLRREKQYNHNVGYDLRSGSIVWMTELDTNHDQTNMYINGNIKNNTVEEVFYSTVKAKTPSSDAGITSPKSNCVDKRVDDALQPGADYDKLAVPKASGCHTKPTPLQSVVSRKDPTYVNYNESSVTSPYDHVIARGSPKKNNENYDELHIDNITCAPTDGVGDFSVYDHVSSDI; from the exons ATGATGTACATTTCTGTATTGCTGTTAACCCTACACGCCTCCTGCTCCTGTGTGGCTGCTCAGG AGAATGATTTTTGTAGTGTAACAGCGAACAGCTTGTGCATTACTAGGGAAACATTCTCGTCTTGGAATGATGCCAGAGAGTGTTGCATTGACCGTGGCGGAGATCTAGCCATTCCCAGTCAAGACACCAAAGACGTCGACACCTTGATTTCCGCAAGGATAAACCAAGTGTGGGTCGGTGGAAGGGTTTCCAGGGTGTGGACTACAG ATAATTCATCTTACTATTATGGTACGTGGAAAGGGTGTTCAGATAACATAGCTCAGGATGTTGATTTCCACCCGAGTAACAGCCTGAGCGAATGTCTACAAACTTGTTATTCCTTTCATTGTGCCTATGTAAAA GAGTCTCAATGCGGCTGTTCAAACAGCATCTCTCGTTCTCGGAAATATGACTGCGAGGACCCTTTCAGATGGGACGGAGGTGTAGTGAAGGGAACAAACACACACCGATTCGATA TAAGAGCAGAACACCTAACTGAAGATGACAACAGCTGTGAAACAGTGAATGCTGGCTATTATAAAATCAGAAGAGAGGCTAAACGATGTGACAAAGAATACAGAGCCTTATGCCAGTCTG GGAAGCGTCCTTCTGTCAAAGAGTTCGTAAAATACGGCAGTTCCTTCCTGTGGATCACAAAATACAAGCTCAAGTGGACGTCTGCAGGACTCATGTGTGAGCAAGGTGGTGGAACTCTGGCGAAACTAAATTGGGAATCTCCTTTGCTGCAGGATAGTCTTTACGACATTTTCTCGAGCGGTTCGCTATGGCTGGGAGTGGGGCCCGCCAAGTGGCGCTTCATTAACG gTCGATTGGTATCGGATATGTGGCCCGATGTCAAACAAGATTATCTCCGAAAATGCCTGGTGTGGAAAGGATCAGGGTTAGAAGCGCATTGGTGCCCAAGGTCATACCCGTACATCCCAGCTGCTTGTGCCTTACCCTACG AGACAACAACTGCGACCATCATTGTAGAGGAAACCCCTACTGATCCACTTGACGTGTCCACAGTTGATGAACTATCCACGGTTATCACGGACACTAATCCACCGTCATCTCAGTCATCACGCACAACTGTCATTACACACCAACCCTCAGGGGAAACAGATCACGTGACCAATGAATCGCTAGTGGGTGTGACGTTAGATATGAGCAATACTGAAATGTCGTCACCAG CTCTGTACACTGGCGTTGGTGTGTCGATGGGTTTGTTAGTTCTATGCGTTGTAACTGTGATGATTGTTTGCAG GGTTCGGAAGAGGTCCTCACAGTCAGGGGCACCCGACAGTCGTCTTCGCCGTGAAAAGCAGTACAACCACAACGTTGGTTATGATTTGCGTTCTGGCTCAATCGTGTGGATGACTGAACTGGATACGAATCACGACCAAACTAACATGTACATCAACGGTAATATTAAGAATAACACTGTGGAAGAAGTTTTTTACTCTACGGTCAAAGCAAAAACACCATCTTCCGACGCCGGAATCACAAGCCCTAAAAGTAACTGTGTGGATAAGAGGGTGGATGATGCCTTACAACCAGGAGCAGACTACGACAAACTGGCTGTCCCGAAGGCATCTGGATGCCACACGAAACCAACCCCGCTTCAATCAGTTGTGTCCCGAAAGGACCCTACATATGTAAATTACAACGAATCCTCGGTGACCTCCCCTTACGATCATGTCATCGCCAGAGGCAGCCCGAAGAAAAATAACGAAAATTACGATGAACTGCACATCGACAATATAACGTGTGCGCCTACCGATGGAGTTGGCGATTTTTCAGTGTACGACCACGTGTCCAGCGATATCTGA
- the LOC135461804 gene encoding uncharacterized protein LOC135461804, with translation MVDSNSLFGVYIGVGVSAGILLVVGIVLIVVCRVRGSRRTDRSSSLDYQTEYTDDRYAVTSPDLTAGSTTANLVEGDTQASNINQRDSFSDLYSKVNKTPLNTTAINGMGYSATSVDVQTPTSDAAISFLGDQINPVYDHLSIPNAKRTRGIDTSSTYNHVANEAGRGDGVGQND, from the exons ATGGTTGACTCAAACAGTTTATTTG GTGTATATATTGGGGTCGGTGTGAGTGCTGGGATTCTCCTCGTCGTGGGTATTGTCCTGATCGTCGTCTGCAG GGTTCGCGGATCACGTCGGACAGACAGGTCGTCCAGTCTCGACTATCAGACAGAGTACACCGATGACAGATACGCAGTAACCTCCCCTGACCTGACAGCGGGTAGCACGACGGCTAACCTCGTGGAAGGAGACACACAGGCATCGAATATAAACCAGCGAGATTCCTTTTCCGACCTTTATTCCAAAGTCAACAAGACGCCCCTAAATACAACTGCAATAAATGGCATGGGTTATTCTGCCACAAGTGTTGATGTCCAAACACCAACCTCTGACGCTGCCATTTCATTCCTTGGAGATCAGATTAATCCTGTGTATGATCATCTCAGTATTCCAAATGCAAAACGCACACGTGGCATTGATACATCTTCCACCTATAACCACGTGGCGAATGAGGCGGGGCGTGGAGATGGGGTGGGGCAGAATGACTAA
- the LOC135461903 gene encoding uncharacterized protein LOC135461903, with product MNQLSVVTKNGRTCTEMSAEERLQADTEASNYLAIGVGVGVAVLVLIIVIIIVTVVVLKRRSEDKELPGLSMADGIQITPVGIDGHHYENVPTPTDVNYITVIADPVGTVRSNLVTGNYNDLYSNNKIIKSKNIYNDTSSSNADNISLELNENLCKVAMKPQNRELVIPEVRRSRRPYETYSTQATVVTPGVRSDDYDTYNMLWDKINKDIEAIKPTLKSHGSKVVEVSRTLSGGSNYDHLGEKPAGAMLHGDTSDYNHIYDRSGQTSF from the exons ATGAACCAGCTGTCGGTTGTTACAAAAAATGGACGAACTTGTACGG aaatgtCGGCTGAAGAACGTTTACAGGCGGATACGGAAG CATCAAACTACTTGGCCATCGGTGTGGGAGTTGGTGTGGCGGTACTAGTGCTGATCATTGTGATTATCATCGTTACCGTTGTTGTATTGAAGAG GAGAAGTGAGGATAAGGAACTGCCAGGACTGAGTATGGCGGACGGCATACAGATCACCCCGGTCGGTATAGACGGTCATCATTACGAGAATGTCCCTACACCCACAGATGTTAACTACATCACTGTGATTGCAGATCCCGTGGGCACCGTGAGATCTAACCTCGTCACTGGCAACTACAACGACCTTTACTCCAATAACAAAATTATCAAGTCCAAGAACATCTACAACGACACCAGTTCCTCCAATGCTGATAATATCAGCCTagaattgaatgagaatttatgtaaAGTGGCAATGAAACCACAAAACCGGGAATTAGTGATTCCTGAAGTTCGGAGATCAAGGAGACCTTATGAGACGTACTCTACCCAAGCGACGGTGGTGACACCTGGTGTTCGATCAGACGACTACGATACTTACAACATGCTGTGGGACAAAATCAATAAGGACATTGAGGCCATCAAACCGACGCTGAAGTCACATGGGAGTAAAGTAGTGGAGGTGTCACGGACCCTGAGTGGGGGAAGTAACTACGACCATCTGGGTGAGAAGCCAGCGGGGGCGATGTTACACGGCGACACAAGTGATTATAACCATATATATGACAGATCTGGCCAGACAAGCTTCTGA